The stretch of DNA GCCCTGCTGCCGCTGCTGCGCCAGGCGGCAGCCGGTGGGCACGCGGACATCATGACGGTGACCTCCACAGCTGGTTTTGTTCCCTATGAGGGTGGCGGGGGATATAACGCAGCCAAGTTTGCTGCCCACGCGGTGGTGGGAGTTTTACGCCTAGAGCTTGCCGGTGAACCCATCCGCGTGATGGAGATTGCCCCGGGCATGGTCAAGACCGACGAGTTTGCACTCAACCGTTTAGCTGGAGACACCAGCAAAGTTGAGGCACTCTATGCCGGGGTGGAAGCACCACTGGTTGCCGAAGATGTTGCCGAAGCCATCGTGCACGCACTCGAACTTCCCGGGCATGTGAACATGGACATGATTACGATCCGTCCGGTAGCCCAAGCCGCACAACACAAACTCATTCGTGGCACACTCACACCGAAGGCCTAAGCATGGAATCTCTTTCGCGTCACACCGACTACGGCAATGTTCCCTTCGACGAGAACATTGCCTTAGCTCACCCTCTTGAGCAGTTTGCACAATGGCTCACCCAGGCAGAAGCAGAAGATATTTTTGAGCCCAATGCGATGGTCGCCAGCACAATTGACCCCGATGGCAGGGTGAGTTCGCGCACCGTCCTACTCAAGGGTCTGGATGAGAGTGGCTTCCAATTTGTCACCAACTACACTTCACGCAAAGGCAAAGCACTGCTGGCAAACCCCAGTATTTCTCTATTGTTTCCTTGGTATAGCCTCAAGCGCCAAGTGATTGTCTATGGCACAGCAATCAAGGCAAGCGCAGCCATCAGTGATGAGATGTGGAACAGGCGCCCGCAGGGCGCCCAGCTTGCTTCCGCTGCAAGCAATCAGTCTGAGCCCATTGCTTCGCGCGCAGAACTTGATGCTCAACTAGCTGAGCTTGAAAAGCAATATCCAGAAGGGACTGCTGTTCCCCGGCCAGAACACTGGGGTGCTTTTCATGTGGAACCGCATGCCATTGAGTTTTGGCAGGGACGTTCCATGAGATTCCACGATCGCATCCGGTATGACCTTGTGGATGGTCTCTGGCAGATAACACGCCTCCAGCCCTAGGCTGAAGGACATGGCAACTCCGTTCACTACCTATTCCCTCGATCAACTCCGCACCCGCACCAGCGCTAAGTGGAGACAATACGGCCCGGATGTGTTGCCGCTGTGGGTGGCAGAGATGGACAGCACCATTGCGCCTTCCGTTGCAGAAGCAGTTAACGCCGCACTGACCGAGGGTGACACCGGTTATGCCCATGGTGATGTCTATGGTGAAGCCTTCGCGGAATATTCGAGGCGCCACTGGAACCTCAACGTCGATCCTGCCTACACTCTCCCCGTCATTGATGTCATTCGAGGGTTGACCTCGGTCATTTTGGAATTGA from Aurantimicrobium sp. MWH-Uga1 encodes:
- a CDS encoding SDR family oxidoreductase, which encodes MSTRRVVITGASSGIGQATARLFAQHGWNVVGVARRADRLAELEADAGISTFVADVTQQEDVDALREFLADTGPVHALVNNAGGAFGASSVEESDPADWQKMFDVNVLGVQRVTSALLPLLRQAAAGGHADIMTVTSTAGFVPYEGGGGYNAAKFAAHAVVGVLRLELAGEPIRVMEIAPGMVKTDEFALNRLAGDTSKVEALYAGVEAPLVAEDVAEAIVHALELPGHVNMDMITIRPVAQAAQHKLIRGTLTPKA
- the pdxH gene encoding pyridoxamine 5'-phosphate oxidase, with protein sequence MESLSRHTDYGNVPFDENIALAHPLEQFAQWLTQAEAEDIFEPNAMVASTIDPDGRVSSRTVLLKGLDESGFQFVTNYTSRKGKALLANPSISLLFPWYSLKRQVIVYGTAIKASAAISDEMWNRRPQGAQLASAASNQSEPIASRAELDAQLAELEKQYPEGTAVPRPEHWGAFHVEPHAIEFWQGRSMRFHDRIRYDLVDGLWQITRLQP